In the genome of Myxococcales bacterium, one region contains:
- a CDS encoding right-handed parallel beta-helix repeat-containing protein, whose translation MSSSRMKTGRWAALSPFVLTLALTACGGGGDDGGSTGGAGGAGGSGGGGGSGGTGATSSGGTGASSTGGYTGTNPNVACTGKLEPEKPTGQVETVGDGTAASCTEQALHDTLAKLNAVAGGGTLLFFCGGPHTITLTKSAFVSKKMIIDGGGEITLSGGNAVRVIELDHHIDFVVQRLTIKDGFVAAGSENESGAGLLHPWFGTLEAIDVTFENNHSASVDHDVGGGAIYAGGLTKAVLSGCTFSNNSGSTGGGVLSRSTNLSVVNSVFYGNSATTDGDSGQYGNGGGLYIDRMWLDAPTDFVICGGVFEKNHAKVHGSAFFSYNLEGSGATFDRCTFKDNDMAGSKSGGTGSVYHEGVPLLLINSTFSGNVTGAHAGGLFLGGGTDAKVENCSFDHNKTPGNAGALWAGNGKVDVTNCTFAANDADYGPVIFKGQSGAVKLTNVVFANNTTANEFSALACHETFEDGGGNLQWPDKKNNGNADKPCAAGIVFADPKLGALADNGGPTETLSLPAGSPAIDIGKGCPELDQRGKPRVGACDSGAYEYQP comes from the coding sequence GTGAGCTCGAGCAGAATGAAGACGGGGCGATGGGCGGCGCTCTCGCCGTTCGTGTTGACGCTGGCACTGACGGCTTGTGGTGGCGGTGGCGACGACGGCGGCAGCACCGGTGGCGCTGGCGGCGCTGGTGGCTCGGGCGGTGGCGGTGGCTCCGGCGGAACCGGCGCAACGTCGTCGGGCGGCACTGGCGCTTCGTCCACCGGCGGGTACACCGGCACCAACCCCAACGTCGCGTGCACGGGTAAGCTCGAACCCGAGAAGCCAACCGGACAGGTGGAGACCGTCGGCGACGGCACCGCAGCGAGCTGCACCGAGCAAGCGCTGCACGACACGCTCGCAAAGCTGAACGCCGTCGCCGGAGGAGGCACCCTGCTGTTCTTTTGCGGCGGACCGCACACCATCACTCTCACGAAGTCCGCGTTCGTCTCCAAGAAGATGATCATCGATGGCGGGGGTGAGATCACCCTGAGCGGCGGCAACGCCGTGCGTGTGATCGAGCTCGACCACCACATCGACTTCGTGGTCCAGAGGCTCACGATCAAGGACGGATTTGTCGCCGCAGGCAGTGAGAACGAGAGTGGAGCGGGCCTCTTGCACCCGTGGTTCGGCACGCTCGAGGCCATCGACGTCACCTTCGAGAACAACCACAGCGCCAGCGTCGATCATGATGTGGGCGGCGGCGCCATCTACGCGGGCGGACTCACCAAGGCCGTGCTCTCCGGCTGCACCTTCAGCAACAACAGCGGCTCGACCGGCGGCGGCGTGCTCAGTCGCAGCACGAACCTCAGCGTGGTCAACAGCGTCTTTTACGGGAACTCGGCCACGACCGACGGGGACAGCGGCCAGTACGGCAACGGCGGAGGTCTCTACATCGACCGCATGTGGCTCGACGCTCCCACCGACTTCGTGATCTGCGGCGGCGTGTTCGAGAAGAACCACGCCAAGGTGCACGGCAGCGCCTTCTTCTCCTACAACCTCGAGGGCAGCGGCGCGACGTTCGATCGCTGCACCTTCAAGGACAACGACATGGCCGGCAGCAAGAGCGGCGGCACCGGCAGCGTGTATCACGAGGGCGTGCCGCTCCTGCTGATCAACTCGACCTTCTCGGGAAACGTCACCGGCGCCCACGCAGGCGGGCTGTTCCTCGGCGGCGGCACCGACGCAAAGGTCGAGAACTGCAGCTTCGACCACAACAAGACCCCCGGCAACGCCGGCGCGCTCTGGGCGGGCAACGGCAAGGTCGACGTGACCAACTGCACGTTCGCCGCGAACGACGCCGATTACGGGCCGGTCATCTTCAAGGGTCAGAGCGGAGCGGTGAAGCTGACCAACGTGGTGTTTGCCAACAACACCACCGCGAACGAGTTCAGCGCCCTGGCTTGCCACGAGACCTTCGAAGACGGCGGCGGGAACCTGCAGTGGCCCGACAAGAAGAACAACGGCAACGCCGACAAGCCCTGCGCGGCAGGCATCGTCTTCGCAGATCCGAAGCTCGGAGCGCTGGCCGACAACGGTGGTCCCACGGAGACGCTGTCGCTGCCGGCGGGCAGCCCCGCCATCGACATTGGCAAGGGGTGTCCCGAGCTCGATCAGCGAGGCAAACCCCGGGTCGGCGCCTGCGACTCCGGCGCGTACGAGTATCAACCCTGA